The genomic interval TCTTCGGCTCCATCGGCCTGACGCAGCGCAACTTTGACATCGCCGACTTTCCCGAGAGTTTCGACGAGTTCATCCGCGGGCGGGCGTTCCGCGGCGCCGGCCAGGTGTTCAACATCAACATTCAGCCCGGCAACGAGTTCAGCAACTACAGCGTCAGCCTGAGTGATCCCTACGTCTTCGGCACCGATAACGCGTTCTCCTCTTCGCTCGCGTACACCGAGCGGGTGCTGGAGAGTTACGACGAGAAACGATGGGGCGGCTCGCTGCGCCTCTCGCGTCGCCTGGGCGAAGTCTGGACCGGCTACGTCTCCACGCGCTACCAGTCGATCGATCTTTCCGACATCGACCAGTTCGCACCCGTGGACGTGTACGACGTGCAGAATGAGAACATCGTCACCGGCCTGGGCGCGGGCATCATCCGCACCACCGTCGACAATCGCGCCCGGCCGTCGCGCGGCAGCCGGCTCGAGCTGGGCATGGAGCAGATCGGCGCTCTGGGCGGCGACTTCGACTTCACCCGCCTCAGCGCCGAACACACCGTCTTTCTCACCATGGCCGAAGACTTTCTCGGCCGCAAGTCCATCCTTCAACTGCACACGCAGGTCGGCTACCAGTTCGGCGGCATGAGCCCGATCTACGAACGCTTCTTCCTCGGCGGCCGGTCTTTCCGCGGGTTCGATTACCGCACCGTCGCGCCGCGCGGCTTGCGGCCCAACGGCCGCGTGAGCCCCGAGCCCACCGGCGGCGACTGGCTCTTCTTCGTCGGCGCCCAGTACGAATTTCCCGTCTTCGAGCGCTTCATCGGCGGCGTGGCCTTCATCGACACCGGAACCGTCACCGAAGACGTTAGTTTCGATCAGTATCGCGTCTCCGTCGGTCTGGGCGTCCGCCTCTACATCCCGCAACTGGGCCAGGCGCCGCTCGCGTTCGATTTCGGCTTCCCGATCGTGAAAGAGGACACCGACGACACGCAACTGCTCAGTTTCAGCATCGACGTGCCGTTCTGACGCTTGCGGCGGGAATGCGAGAGCCCTCGACCTGTCTTTTCTGCAGACGCCCGCTTGCCGGGCAACGTGCACAGTTTGCCCGGTTGTTGCCGGTCCAGCCCATTCCGAGCGTCACCAATCGCTATGATCACGGGATACGTCGGGCTTGCGGTGGACGCGATGCCGAACGTAATACAAACATCGATTTCCATTCTCAGAGGGTGGTTCCCATGAAGATCTGGTTCAAGAGAAACAGCGCCACGTTGCTGGCCATCGCCGGAATCTGCATTGGCCTGATGGCGACGCTCCGCGCTTCGGCTCTGTCGCGCAAGCCCGCGACCCCCACCGCCGTGGCCGTGGTGGACTGGATCGCGATCACCGACAAGTCCGCCGAGTGGAAGGAGATGCAGACGCAACTCGAGACGATCGGCGACGAACTCGAGCAGCAGAGCAGCGCCATGCAGAAGACGATTGCCGACCTCAAGGAAAGCGTCAGCGTGCTTCCCGAAGGCAGCGAGAACCGCCGCAAGGAGGAGGACAAGTTCATCCTTGAGTCGCTCAAGTACGACTCGTGGAAGAAGTTCGCCGAGAACAAGTACGGCTCGGAGAAGGCGCTCCGGCAGGTGCAGCTGTACAACAGGATCACCGCGGCCGTGGCTCAGGTCGCCGAGCGCGACGGCTGGGACATCGTGCTGTGGGACGACGCGCGCAGCAAGAAAGTCGACGAGGCTAAACTGGACGCCGCGGCCGAACTGATCAGTCGCCGCCAGGTGTTCTACTCGCGCAAGGACGTGGTTGATATCACCGACGAAGTCATCCTGCTCATGAACAACGAGTTCAAGGCGGGCGGCTGATCCCGCCGCCGGCTGACTGACGGAGACACCATCGATGACGCAGCAGGCCCACGATCAGGCCATCAACGGAGCGGCTGGAAAGTCGTTCACCGTCGGTGCGCTGGCGCAGCGGCTTGGCGCTGCCGTCGAAGGCCCTGAGTCGCTCGTGGTCAGCGGCCTGAACGCGCTCGATCTCGCCGGGCCGACGGACATCTCCTTCATCGGCTCCGACTCGTACGCGGCCCGGTGGGTGGAGTCGAAGGCCGTGGCCGCTGCAGTCACGAAAGATCTCATCGTGCCGGGCCACGATGCAAACCGTCGCGCTCTGCTGCGCGTGCCCAATGCCGACCTCGCCCTGGCCGAGTTGCTCTCGCTGTTTGCTCCAGTCGGCTCGCCCGTCAGGCCGGGCGTCCATCCCGACGCCACAGTCGATCCGACCGCGAGCATCGACGAGACCGCCGCGATCGGCGCGCGTGTCACAATTGCCGCCGGCTGCCGCATTGGCGCTCGCACCGTCATCGAACCGGGCGTGCAGATCGGCAGCGACGTGGTCATCGGCGACGACTGCACGATCCGCGCGGGCGTGGTCATTCGCGAGCGCTGCATCCTCGGCCATCGCGTCAGCATCCACTCCAACTCCGTCATCGGTTCTGACGGGTTCGGCTACCGACCCGACGGGCGCGGCGGGATGCAGAAGCTGCCCCACATCGGCATCGTCGAGATCCACGACGACGTCGAGATCGGCGCGTGCACGACCATCGACCGGGCCAAGTTCGGCAAGACGGTCATCGGCGCGCACACCAAGATCGACAACCTTGTGCAGATCGGCCACAACGTGCGCATCGGGCGGTGCTGCGTACTCGCGTCGCAGACGGGTCTGGCCGGTACGGTGGTGCTTGAAGACTACTGCCAGCTCGGGGCCAAGTCCGGCGTTGCCGATCACCGCCGACTCGGCGCCGGCGCGCGCCTGGGAGCCATGACGGGCGTCCACAAGGACGTCGAGGCGGGGGCGGAACTGGTCGGCGCTCCCGCCACGGATCGGCGGCTGTTCTGGCAGATTCAGGCCGCCCTGCGTAAACTTCCCGACCTTGTCAAAACCGTGGCGCGCCTCGAGCAGCAGAGCCGGCGCAGCAGCGATGATCCAGACCCGGCATGACCGACGTGCTTGAATCCAACTCGAAGTCGGCCGCACGCGTCTCTTCGGCGCCGACCGAGCCGGAAGCGTCCCGGGATGGCGCGCCCCCGCCGGTCAGAGCTGTTGAACGGCCCGCCGCCGCTTCAGCCGCCGAAACGCTCGAAGACGAGGCCCTGCACCAGCACACGCTCGCCGGACCCACTGAAGTCACTGGCCGCGGACTGTTCCATGGGGACCTGGTCACGTGCACGATTCTCCCGGCCCCGCCGGATCATGGCATCGTCTTCGAACGCATCGATCTGCCCAAGCCGGTGGAAATCCCCGCGACCATCGCCAATGTCACGCCGCGCAACCGGCGCACGACACTCAAAGTCGGCGATGTCACCATCGAAACCGTCGAGCACTGCCTTTCCGCCCTGGCCGGTCTGGCCATTGACAACGCCGTGATCCGCCTCACCGGCCCGGAACTGCCCTGCGGCGACGGGTCCGCTCTGCCCTATGTCAACGCCATTCAGAAAGCGGGCATCGTCCGCCAGGATGCGCAGCGCCGCTACTGCCAGATCACCGAGCCGATCACCGTCGAGGAAGGCGATGCGCTGATTGCCGCCCTGCCGGCTGAGCGCGACGACCTCCAGATTCTCTACGACCTGAATTACCCCGACGAGCCTCGGATTCCGCGGCAATTGCACGCGTTTCATCTCAATTCCGAGTCGTACGTCCGCGACATCGCCCCGGCCCGCACCTTCAGCCTCAAGGAAGAGGCCCAGGCGCTGTGGGATCGCGGCATGTGCCACCACGTCACGCCACGCGATGTGCTGGTCATCGATCAGAACGGCCCGATCGACAACGCCTTCCGCTTCGATAACGAGCCCGTGCGGCACAAAATCCTGGATGTGATCGGCGACATCTACTTGCTCGGTCGGCCGATTCACGGTCGCATCGTGGCCTACCGCTCGGGCCACTCGCTCAACCACCAGCTCGTGTACCGCCTGCTCGAGAAACTGCGGGCCGAACAGGGCCTCCAGACGCACCTGCAGCGGCAGATGGATGTCCGCTCCATCATGAAGGTGCTCCGTCACCGGTACCCCATGCTCATGATCGACCGGGTCGTGGAGGTGCACGGCGACCAGCGGGCGATCGGCATCAAGAACGTGACGATCAACGAGCCTTTTTTTCAGGGTCATTACCCGGGGACGCCCATTATGCCCGGCGTGATGATCGTAGAGGCAATGGCGCAATTATCGGGCCTGCTGCTCAGCAGTGTGCTGGAGCACCGCGGAAAGATTGCCGTGCTATTGTCGCTGGATAAAGTTAAGCTTCGCCGCCCGGTGCTGCCGGGGGATCAGATGGTCATCGAAGCCGAGACCATCCGGGCCCAGGGACGGACGGCGAATGTGAAATGCAAGGCATTGGTCGGCGGGCAGTTGGCCGCTGAGGCCCAGATCAAATTCGTAATGGTCGATGCCGAGGACGAAACAGATTAGCCGCCGCCTTCCCGCGGCGACGGCCGAATCGGTGTGGTTGGACAACCCGCTGCAACTGGCGTGACCCGTGCCCGCTGCGATTCACGATTTCGCAGCCGCACAGCCGATTCCTTGAGGAATCAGTCCGTTCCATGAGATCCATTCACCCCACCGCCATCATCGATCCGCGAGCCGAACTCGGCGAAAACGTCGAGATCGGCCCCTACTGCGTCGTCGGCGCCTACGTCGAGATCGGCAGCGGGAGCCGCCTGCTCAGCCACGTCAGCATCACCGGCCCGACGACGATCGGCGTGGACAACACCGTCTACCCCTTCAGCGTCATCGGCGCCGATCCGCAGGATCTCAAGTTTCACGGCGAGCCGTCTCCGTGCATCATCGGCGACCGCAACGTCATCCGCGAACACGTCACCGTGCATCGCGGCACCGAGGTCGGCGGCGGCGTCACGCGGGTCGGCAGCGACAACCTCATCATGGTCGCGGCCCACATCGCCCACGACTGCCTCGTCGGTTCGCACTGCGTCATCGCCAACCAGGTGATGATCGGCGGGCACGCCGTCGTGGAAGACTGCGCCAATATCGGCGGCGGGGCCGGAATCCACCACTACACCACGATCGGCACGATGTCCTTCGTCGGCGGCCTGTGCCGCGTCAAGAAAGACGTCCCGCCGTACGTCAAGGTTGAGGGGGATCCGATGGAGGTGCGCGGCATCAACACCATCGCCCTGACGCGCCGCTGCTTCAGCGAAGATGAAATCAACGCGCTCAAGGAAGCCTACAAGCGGCTCTTCCTCCATGCCCGCACGAACGGCGCCGACCGCCGCCACGCATCGAACATCAACGGCAACGGCAATGGCCACGCGCACGCCAAGCGAGCCGAGCGAGCCCTGGCGATGTCCGACCGGATTGAGCAACTTCTCCACGATTACAAGCATTTCCCGGCGGTCGTGAGGCTCTGCGAATCGCTCCGCAGCGCCGCCAGCGGCGTTCACGGCCGCTCGCGCGAACTGATGCGCGAAGACTCCAAGTACGCCACCCAGGCGAAGTAGACAGCCGTCGCGACCCCTTCTCCAGCCAAAAACACAAACGCCCGAATTGCTTCGGGCGCTGTGGTTGCACAATGAATGTCGAATCCAGTCAGTTGCGCTGCCGCACGAGTTGCTTGAGCAGGCGCTCGAGGTCGCGCTCGTCGAGCGCGCCGCCGCTGCCATCGGGCATGGCGTACATCTCGGTGATCTGCGGCGCCCGGCGGACCCACTTGATGAACTCACGCACCACGCGGATCCGGTCGTCGAGCGTCGAGGCCGGATTCGCATACTCCCGGTACAGGCGCGGCAGGTCGATCTCCGCCTGCTCGTATGTCTGCTTCCACTGATCCATGATCTTGCGGCCGGCGTCGGAAACTTCCACCCAGCCGCTCAGGTTGAGCATGCGGGCAAACTCCTGTTTGTCGTCCACCGTGCCAAGGCTGATGTTGTAACGCTTGGCCTGCGAAGCGGTCAGGGTGAGAATCTCGCCCTCGCGGCAGATGACTTCAGCCCCTTCCTTGTAGTGGTCGTAGAAAGTCACGCGGCGCTCGCCGTCGGGCAATTCCTCGACTTCCGCCGTGAGAATGTACTGCGGATCGATCATGCATCGCGTCACGAACGGGTGGTAACCCGCGCGCTGCGACCAGTCGCAGGCCTCTTTGATGAGCTCCTCGAGGGCCTCGCCGGTAACGGCCTTCTCGCCGCTGCCGTCGTTGTACCACGCGGTGGCGGCGCCCATGTGCCCTTCCTTCATGAAGTAGATCTCGCGGCACATCATCGAAGTCATCGCCGCCGCGGAGATGGCCGACTTCACCCACACAACGATGCGGACCTCGTCGCGAACCTTGGAGATGTAGTCGCGCAACTTGAGCACTTCAGAGAGCGCGCCGCCGGGGCTGTCAATCTCGAGTACGATCACGTCCGGCTTGAACGGGCGCGACGCCTCGATCGCCTCCTCGAGTTTGTCCTGACGGAACGTCTGCCCGACCCCGCCGTGCATCGGGATGACGAACACCTTCTTGTTCACCAGATCAGCCGCCTGTGATCCGGTGTCGTCGGTCTTGGCGCCCGTCGCTTTCGTGCCCACGGTCTTGGCGGAAGCCGACTCGGTCGGCGACTCCTGGTCCTGGCCCGCGTTGCGGTCGAGTTTTTCGACGTCGTCTTTCCAGAACACGTAGGTCTGGATAATGCCGCCGACATCGACTTTCATGCGCACGATGTCTTTGGTTTCTTCGAGCACTTCGCCTTTGTACGTCTTGCCGTTCTTGAGCGTGATGACGTCCTCGGCAAAGGCGCTCAGCGCCAGCGTGAGCATGAGCATTACGGTGAGCAGGCTCTTGAGAGCACGGGTCATGGTTACTTCCTCAATTCAGCAGTGCGGTGTTGGAGCGCCATTCATGGAACGAACTCAGTTGCCGGGCTTGCCGGTCGGGCCGCCGCCGGGGTTGGTGGATCCCGGACGGTTCTGCTCGTTCAGGTTGCGCAGTTCCTTCTTGTACGTGTCGATTTCGAAATAGATCTGCTCAGGGTCGATGAAGACTTCCAGCGGGGGCCACTTCTTCATGAGGGCCTGCACCTCGCGCAATTTGGAGATCTTCTTGGCGATCCGACGCTCGACCGGCTCGTTGTACGTGTCGATCAGGTCCATGTCGGCCCGGATGTAGCGGTACTCCTCGAGGGCGTCCTTCCAGCCGTCGGCCCACTTCTCCGCCCAGTCGTCGGCGTGGCCTTCGACGTAGCGGTACTCGCGGAAGCCCAGCTTGAACATGAGATCGTCAACCGAGCGGTACGTACCGCCCGAGATGCCGTATTTGTCCGCGTCCTTGGCCGAGAGTTCCAGGGCGTTGGCCGGCTCATCGCCGCTGTTGGCGTCAAGGACGACTTCGCCTTCGGTGTCGTTGCGGAAGTGCGGGCGGTCGCCTTCGTAATCCATGCTCAGCACGCACTGAGGGCGGATCATCGCTTCGCAAAGCATGGCGTCGTGGCCGCCCTCTTCAGCCATGCCGCGGCAGATGCCCACCCACGCCGAGATCATCTTGGCGCGCACGGCGGGATCCGAAAATCGCTGACTGAGCATTTCGTTGATGGCCCAGCCGCCGCCCATTTCGCCATCCGGCTGGAAGTAGATCTCGGGAAACATCAGTGCGTACGCCAGCGCCACGCCGCGAGCCTGCTTGATCCACACCACAACATGGATCTCCTTGCTGCGGGCGTCTCGCTTC from Phycisphaerales bacterium carries:
- the lpxA gene encoding acyl-ACP--UDP-N-acetylglucosamine O-acyltransferase; the encoded protein is MRSIHPTAIIDPRAELGENVEIGPYCVVGAYVEIGSGSRLLSHVSITGPTTIGVDNTVYPFSVIGADPQDLKFHGEPSPCIIGDRNVIREHVTVHRGTEVGGGVTRVGSDNLIMVAAHIAHDCLVGSHCVIANQVMIGGHAVVEDCANIGGGAGIHHYTTIGTMSFVGGLCRVKKDVPPYVKVEGDPMEVRGINTIALTRRCFSEDEINALKEAYKRLFLHARTNGADRRHASNINGNGNGHAHAKRAERALAMSDRIEQLLHDYKHFPAVVRLCESLRSAASGVHGRSRELMREDSKYATQAK
- the lpxD gene encoding UDP-3-O-(3-hydroxymyristoyl)glucosamine N-acyltransferase, with product MTQQAHDQAINGAAGKSFTVGALAQRLGAAVEGPESLVVSGLNALDLAGPTDISFIGSDSYAARWVESKAVAAAVTKDLIVPGHDANRRALLRVPNADLALAELLSLFAPVGSPVRPGVHPDATVDPTASIDETAAIGARVTIAAGCRIGARTVIEPGVQIGSDVVIGDDCTIRAGVVIRERCILGHRVSIHSNSVIGSDGFGYRPDGRGGMQKLPHIGIVEIHDDVEIGACTTIDRAKFGKTVIGAHTKIDNLVQIGHNVRIGRCCVLASQTGLAGTVVLEDYCQLGAKSGVADHRRLGAGARLGAMTGVHKDVEAGAELVGAPATDRRLFWQIQAALRKLPDLVKTVARLEQQSRRSSDDPDPA
- the lpxC gene encoding UDP-3-O-[3-hydroxymyristoyl] N-acetylglucosamine deacetylase → MTDVLESNSKSAARVSSAPTEPEASRDGAPPPVRAVERPAAASAAETLEDEALHQHTLAGPTEVTGRGLFHGDLVTCTILPAPPDHGIVFERIDLPKPVEIPATIANVTPRNRRTTLKVGDVTIETVEHCLSALAGLAIDNAVIRLTGPELPCGDGSALPYVNAIQKAGIVRQDAQRRYCQITEPITVEEGDALIAALPAERDDLQILYDLNYPDEPRIPRQLHAFHLNSESYVRDIAPARTFSLKEEAQALWDRGMCHHVTPRDVLVIDQNGPIDNAFRFDNEPVRHKILDVIGDIYLLGRPIHGRIVAYRSGHSLNHQLVYRLLEKLRAEQGLQTHLQRQMDVRSIMKVLRHRYPMLMIDRVVEVHGDQRAIGIKNVTINEPFFQGHYPGTPIMPGVMIVEAMAQLSGLLLSSVLEHRGKIAVLLSLDKVKLRRPVLPGDQMVIEAETIRAQGRTANVKCKALVGGQLAAEAQIKFVMVDAEDETD
- a CDS encoding OmpH family outer membrane protein, encoding MKIWFKRNSATLLAIAGICIGLMATLRASALSRKPATPTAVAVVDWIAITDKSAEWKEMQTQLETIGDELEQQSSAMQKTIADLKESVSVLPEGSENRRKEEDKFILESLKYDSWKKFAENKYGSEKALRQVQLYNRITAAVAQVAERDGWDIVLWDDARSKKVDEAKLDAAAELISRRQVFYSRKDVVDITDEVILLMNNEFKAGG